From a region of the Candidatus Thermoplasmatota archaeon genome:
- a CDS encoding PAS domain-containing sensor histidine kinase codes for MPYADRILFNTLVSEIATVLKGLQTLEKLKESESRYRILVETAKEGIIRLDPDENILFVNQSLADLIGYPVDKLIGMNLREITTKEQFKIFQQKTILRKKGTKDSYEAIVIHKNGKILNVIISAAPFNTPDRKFGGTFAMVTDITKMKEVAEKAEFYHSLLRHDIGNKNQIIMRYLELIMDTKLDKEQKELTKMAYGAIKSSNELIKKVKEMQMVAEEHEYSRINLDSILRKIIEGFSSELRKRSIRMQYKPIKLDVMGDELVGEVFSNIIGNAIIHSGGKNINISGKAKDGYVVVLVEDDGTGIPEYIRNDIFDKKVKGKGSQGSGLGLYLVRAVVDSYGGKVEVKSGEKGIIFEIYLKKWGR; via the coding sequence ATTCCCTATGCCGACAGAATTTTATTCAACACTCTTGTATCTGAGATAGCAACTGTTCTGAAAGGACTGCAAACACTGGAGAAATTAAAAGAATCGGAAAGCAGGTACAGAATACTGGTAGAAACTGCAAAGGAAGGGATTATAAGGCTAGACCCGGATGAAAACATATTGTTTGTAAATCAATCCCTAGCAGATCTGATAGGTTATCCTGTCGATAAACTCATCGGAATGAATTTGAGGGAAATAACAACGAAAGAACAATTCAAAATATTTCAGCAAAAAACAATTCTCAGAAAAAAAGGCACTAAGGATTCGTATGAAGCAATTGTGATTCACAAAAATGGCAAAATCTTGAATGTCATAATATCTGCAGCCCCTTTTAATACACCCGATAGAAAATTCGGTGGGACATTTGCGATGGTTACGGACATCACTAAGATGAAGGAAGTAGCGGAAAAAGCAGAGTTCTATCATTCCCTATTGCGTCACGATATTGGAAACAAAAATCAGATAATAATGAGATATCTGGAGCTGATAATGGATACCAAACTGGATAAAGAACAAAAGGAACTGACCAAAATGGCTTACGGGGCAATAAAATCCAGCAATGAGTTGATTAAAAAAGTAAAGGAAATGCAGATGGTCGCTGAAGAACATGAATATTCACGGATAAATTTAGACAGCATATTGAGAAAAATAATAGAGGGATTTTCCAGCGAGCTGCGGAAGAGGAGCATAAGGATGCAATACAAGCCCATAAAATTGGATGTAATGGGGGATGAACTCGTAGGCGAAGTTTTTTCAAATATCATAGGAAATGCCATCATCCATTCTGGAGGAAAAAATATAAATATCAGTGGAAAAGCCAAAGATGGATATGTTGTTGTTTTAGTGGAAGATGACGGAACCGGAATCCCAGAGTATATAAGGAATGACATTTTTGATAAGAAGGTAAAAGGCAAGGGAAGCCAGGGAAGCGGCCTTGGCCTTTATCTTGTAAGAGCCGTGGTGGACAGCTATGGGGGAAAGGTTGAAGTAAAAAGTGGAGAAAAAGGAATAATATTCGAAATTTATCTAAAAAAATGGGGAAGATAA